From a single Micromonospora sp. WMMD1102 genomic region:
- a CDS encoding Coenzyme F420 hydrogenase/dehydrogenase, beta subunit C-terminal domain: protein MARPRSVHDVAAGKLCTGCGVCAYLAPDEVRMVDVLDHGRRPLPITPIGSGGRGAAAALDCCPGVRLGHGSSRPAPGEIAELRPAWGPVRALWEGYAADPAIRYAGSSGGVATALAGHCLTGEGMTGVLHIGARPDVPYLNETRLSRTPAELLANAGSRYAPASPCDRLDLVEAAGGPCVFVGKPCDVAAVRMARQVRPELDRKLGLTIAIFCAGTPTTRGTLEMLERLGVTDPARLASVHYRGAGWPGSARARLVDDPPERRRELSYAESWGDILQKHRQWRCSLCADHTGEFADVAVGDPWYRPTGDDPGQSLVLARTERGVRLVEAAVAAGVLVLTPVAAGILPASQPNLLRARGAVWGRITTLRAVGLMAPRLRNLPMAGIWWRQLSTTEKLRSTLGTLRRIGRKRLREPAVLQPYQPQ, encoded by the coding sequence ATGGCACGGCCCCGCAGCGTGCACGACGTCGCGGCCGGCAAGCTCTGCACCGGGTGCGGAGTCTGCGCGTACCTGGCGCCGGACGAGGTGCGGATGGTCGACGTACTCGACCACGGCCGGCGCCCGCTGCCGATCACCCCGATCGGCTCCGGCGGGCGGGGCGCGGCGGCGGCATTGGACTGCTGTCCGGGGGTGCGGCTGGGGCACGGCAGCAGCCGGCCGGCGCCGGGCGAGATCGCCGAGCTGCGCCCGGCCTGGGGACCGGTCCGGGCCCTGTGGGAGGGGTACGCCGCCGACCCGGCGATCCGGTACGCCGGCTCCAGCGGCGGAGTGGCGACCGCACTGGCCGGACACTGCCTGACCGGCGAGGGAATGACCGGGGTACTGCACATCGGCGCCCGGCCCGACGTGCCGTACCTGAACGAGACCCGGCTGTCCCGCACCCCGGCCGAGTTGCTGGCCAACGCCGGCTCCCGGTACGCCCCGGCGAGTCCCTGCGACCGGCTGGACCTCGTCGAGGCGGCCGGAGGGCCGTGCGTCTTCGTCGGCAAGCCCTGCGACGTGGCGGCGGTCCGGATGGCCCGGCAGGTCAGGCCGGAGCTGGACCGCAAGCTCGGGCTGACCATCGCGATCTTCTGCGCCGGTACGCCTACCACCCGGGGCACCCTGGAGATGCTGGAGCGGCTCGGGGTGACCGACCCGGCCCGGCTGGCCTCGGTGCACTACCGGGGCGCCGGCTGGCCCGGTTCGGCCCGGGCCCGGCTGGTCGACGACCCACCGGAGCGGCGACGTGAGCTCAGCTACGCCGAGTCGTGGGGCGACATCCTGCAGAAGCACCGGCAGTGGCGCTGCTCGCTCTGTGCCGACCACACCGGGGAGTTCGCCGACGTGGCGGTCGGCGACCCGTGGTACAGGCCGACCGGCGACGACCCCGGGCAGTCGCTGGTGCTGGCCCGGACCGAGCGTGGCGTACGGCTGGTCGAGGCCGCCGTCGCGGCCGGCGTACTGGTGCTGACCCCGGTGGCCGCCGGCATCCTGCCCGCCTCACAGCCGAACCTGCTCCGGGCCCGGGGCGCGGTGTGGGGGCGGATCACCACGCTGCGGGCCGTCGGCCTGATGGCGCCCCGGCTGCGCAACCTGCCGATGGCCGGCATCTGGTGGCGGCAGCTCTCCACCACGGAGAAGCTGCGCTCCACCCTCGGCACCCTGCGCCGGATCGGCCGCAAGCGGCTGCGCGAACCGGCCGTCCTCCAGCCCTACCAACCCCAGTAA
- a CDS encoding polysaccharide pyruvyl transferase family protein — MTEASERTAGEQTAGGQTVSGQTVSEETASRRTASGKAFRPVSACLFGVPGAHLNLGVGALRAATLGGLLAREPDAAVTVFDDGWGQRAGHAFVAGRPVPISLAGARHSRRYHRPESYLNMRVSAALGGLGNAGLARIDAADVVLDVSGGDSFSDIYGEHRFRTVTWPKRLALLRRRPLVLLPQTYGPFRSPRLRAEAAALVRGARTAWARDPESYAALADLLGPDLDPGRHREGVDVAFALEPRVPDEPAYQRLAGWFAAEPGPVAGINVSGLIARPEGRRRFGLAGDTARVANLLCERLLEQPDTRVIIVPHVLTPNGADDDRVASERLYAILAPRYRDRVALAPSGLDPHQSKWVIARTSWFCGMRMHSTIAALSSGVPAAVVAYSDKARGVFASVRQRRHVADARRLPDEALLDALWTSWTGRDTAAAELAVHTPEAVGRAAAQMDELVALARAERDRRTPAGVR; from the coding sequence GTGACCGAGGCAAGCGAGCGGACGGCCGGCGAGCAGACGGCCGGCGGGCAGACAGTCAGCGGGCAGACAGTCAGCGAAGAGACCGCCAGCAGGAGGACCGCCAGCGGAAAGGCGTTCAGACCGGTGTCGGCATGCCTGTTCGGGGTACCCGGCGCGCACCTGAACCTCGGGGTCGGTGCGCTGCGCGCGGCGACCCTGGGCGGGCTGCTGGCCCGCGAGCCGGACGCGGCCGTCACCGTCTTCGACGACGGCTGGGGACAGCGCGCCGGACACGCCTTCGTGGCCGGCCGGCCGGTGCCGATCTCGCTGGCCGGTGCCCGGCACTCCCGCCGCTACCACCGGCCGGAGTCCTATCTGAACATGCGGGTCAGCGCGGCACTCGGCGGGCTCGGCAACGCCGGGCTGGCCCGGATCGACGCCGCCGACGTGGTGCTGGACGTCAGCGGCGGGGACAGCTTCAGCGACATCTACGGCGAGCACCGGTTCCGCACCGTGACCTGGCCGAAGCGGTTGGCGCTGCTCCGCCGCCGCCCGCTGGTGCTGCTGCCGCAGACGTACGGGCCGTTCCGGTCGCCCCGGCTGCGGGCCGAGGCGGCGGCGCTGGTCCGGGGTGCCCGCACGGCCTGGGCCCGGGACCCGGAGAGTTACGCCGCCCTGGCCGACCTGCTCGGCCCCGACCTCGACCCGGGGCGGCACCGGGAGGGCGTGGACGTGGCGTTCGCGCTGGAGCCGAGGGTTCCGGACGAGCCGGCGTACCAGCGACTGGCCGGGTGGTTCGCGGCGGAGCCGGGTCCGGTGGCCGGGATCAACGTCAGCGGCCTGATCGCCCGGCCGGAGGGGCGCCGCCGGTTCGGTCTGGCCGGGGACACCGCCCGGGTGGCCAACCTGCTCTGCGAACGCCTGCTGGAACAGCCCGACACCCGGGTGATCATCGTGCCGCACGTGCTCACCCCGAACGGCGCCGACGACGACCGGGTGGCCAGCGAGCGGCTCTACGCCATCCTCGCGCCCCGGTACCGCGACCGGGTGGCGCTGGCCCCGTCCGGCCTGGACCCGCACCAGAGCAAGTGGGTGATCGCCCGGACCAGCTGGTTCTGCGGGATGCGGATGCACTCGACCATCGCGGCGCTCTCCTCCGGGGTACCGGCGGCGGTGGTCGCGTACAGCGACAAGGCCCGGGGCGTCTTCGCCAGCGTCCGGCAGCGCCGGCACGTCGCCGACGCCCGCCGGCTGCCCGACGAGGCCCTGCTGGACGCGCTCTGGACCTCCTGGACCGGCCGGGACACCGCCGCCGCCGAGCTGGCGGTGCATACCCCGGAGGCGGTCGGCCGGGCCGCCGCCCAGATGGACGAACTCGTGGCACTGGCCCGCGCCGAACGGGACCGCCGGACGCCGGCCGGAGTGCGCTGA
- a CDS encoding PIG-L family deacetylase, with product MMPLRLSAARSVVLLGAHPDDIEIGAGGLLLALGDVPGLRVHYVLLTGTPARQAEARAAAAAFLPGARLSFALHDLPDGRVPARWGEAKEIVNAAAATLDADLVLAPGPEDAHQDHHTLGALVPTSFRDATVLYYEIPKWDGDLGRRNVYLPLTGQRVRRKVELLHASYPSQKDRDWWDDEVFLGLARLRGMECRSRYAEAYRCEKAVIEQ from the coding sequence ATGATGCCGCTACGCCTGAGCGCAGCCCGGTCGGTGGTGCTGCTCGGGGCACATCCGGACGACATCGAGATCGGCGCCGGCGGACTGCTGCTCGCCCTCGGCGACGTACCCGGGCTCCGGGTGCACTACGTGCTGCTCACCGGCACCCCCGCCCGGCAGGCCGAGGCCCGCGCGGCGGCCGCGGCCTTCCTGCCCGGCGCCCGGCTCAGTTTCGCGCTGCACGACCTGCCGGACGGTCGGGTACCGGCCCGCTGGGGCGAGGCGAAGGAGATCGTGAACGCCGCCGCCGCGACCCTGGATGCCGACCTGGTGCTGGCGCCCGGCCCGGAGGACGCGCACCAGGACCATCACACTCTCGGTGCGCTGGTGCCCACGTCGTTCCGGGACGCCACGGTGTTGTACTACGAGATCCCCAAGTGGGACGGCGACCTGGGCCGGCGCAACGTCTACCTGCCGCTGACCGGGCAGCGGGTACGCCGCAAGGTCGAGCTGCTGCACGCGAGCTATCCGTCCCAGAAGGACCGGGACTGGTGGGACGACGAGGTGTTCCTCGGGCTGGCCCGGCTGCGCGGGATGGAGTGCCGGTCCCGGTACGCCGAGGCGTACCGGTGCGAGAAAGCGGTGATCGAGCAGTGA
- a CDS encoding glucose-1-phosphate cytidylyltransferase encodes MKVVLFCGGLGMRMREDAASAPKPMAMIGDRPLLWHVMRYYAHFGHTDFILCLGYGAVAVKDYFLRYDETLSNDFSLAMHGRDVRLHSADITDWNITFIDTGLGASIGERLMRIREHVQDEPMFLANYADTLTDAPLPEMVDRFRHSGAVASLLAVPVQSTHHVIDIAPGDQVTRVRPIRELMQWENGGYFILRPGIFDVLRDGEDLVPHAFDRLLPERRLIAQRYTGFWRAADTFKDRAELEQLYHSARCPWMLWDANRNRGRRPATLEPVLAAAGSGAGSARKLGLTG; translated from the coding sequence ATGAAGGTGGTCCTCTTCTGCGGCGGCCTGGGGATGCGGATGCGCGAGGACGCCGCCTCCGCCCCGAAGCCGATGGCGATGATCGGGGACCGCCCGCTGCTCTGGCACGTGATGCGCTACTACGCCCACTTCGGGCACACCGACTTCATCCTCTGCCTCGGCTACGGCGCCGTCGCGGTCAAGGACTACTTCCTCCGGTACGACGAGACGCTCTCCAACGACTTCAGCCTGGCGATGCACGGCCGGGACGTACGCCTGCACTCCGCCGACATCACCGACTGGAACATCACCTTCATCGACACCGGGCTCGGGGCGAGCATCGGCGAGCGGCTGATGCGGATCCGCGAGCACGTCCAGGACGAGCCGATGTTCCTGGCCAACTACGCCGACACCCTCACCGACGCGCCGCTGCCGGAGATGGTCGACCGGTTCCGGCACAGCGGGGCGGTGGCCAGCCTGCTCGCCGTACCGGTGCAGTCGACGCACCACGTCATCGACATCGCCCCGGGCGACCAGGTGACCCGGGTACGCCCGATCCGCGAGCTGATGCAGTGGGAGAACGGTGGCTACTTCATCCTGCGTCCCGGCATCTTCGACGTGCTCCGCGACGGCGAGGACCTGGTGCCGCACGCCTTCGACCGGCTGTTGCCGGAGCGGCGGCTGATCGCCCAGCGCTACACCGGGTTCTGGCGGGCCGCCGACACCTTCAAGGACCGGGCCGAGCTGGAGCAGCTCTACCACTCGGCCCGCTGCCCGTGGATGCTCTGGGACGCCAACCGCAACCGGGGCCGCCGGCCGGCCACCCTGGAGCCGGTGCTCGCCGCCGCCGGCAGCGGAGCCGGGTCAGCCCGGAAGCTGGGGCTGACCGGTTGA
- a CDS encoding class I SAM-dependent methyltransferase, producing MTDAKCRLCTAVLTETFVDLGMSPLCESYLDADRLDSAETFYPLHVRICSTCLLVQLPAYVSGEEIFSDYAYFSSYSDSWVAHGKRYADTMTEALGLGPDSLVTEVASNDGYLLQHFVAAGIPVLGVEPAGNVAEVARRRGIRTETRFLGAETGAELAQRHGRADLVAANNVYAHVPDLIGFTAGLAALVKPTGLVTCEVPHLLRLIERRQYDTIYHEHYQYLTLRTAMRALATAGLIVVDVDELSSHGGSLRVHARPAAAAGEPSGNVKSVLDAETEAGLHTVAGHLGFADAVFDIKRELLDFLLTARAQGLRVVGYGAPGKGNTLLNHCGIRTDLLEYTVDRSPHKQGKFLPGTHIPIHPPERIAEDRPDYVLVLPWNLRTEISAQLAYVRHWGGRLVFPIPALEVV from the coding sequence ATGACCGATGCCAAATGTCGGCTGTGTACGGCGGTATTGACCGAAACGTTTGTCGACCTGGGCATGTCGCCGCTCTGCGAGAGCTATCTCGACGCCGACCGGCTCGATTCGGCCGAGACGTTCTATCCGCTGCACGTCCGAATATGTTCCACCTGTCTGCTGGTCCAACTTCCGGCGTACGTGTCCGGAGAGGAAATCTTCTCCGACTATGCCTATTTCTCGTCGTATTCCGACTCCTGGGTGGCGCACGGCAAGCGGTACGCCGACACGATGACCGAGGCGCTCGGGCTCGGGCCGGACTCGCTGGTGACCGAGGTGGCCAGCAACGACGGCTACCTGCTCCAGCACTTCGTCGCGGCCGGGATACCGGTGCTCGGGGTCGAGCCGGCCGGCAACGTCGCCGAGGTGGCCCGGCGCCGGGGCATCCGCACCGAGACGCGGTTCCTGGGTGCCGAGACCGGCGCCGAGCTGGCCCAGCGGCACGGCCGGGCCGACCTGGTGGCGGCGAACAACGTCTACGCGCACGTCCCGGACCTGATCGGCTTCACCGCCGGGCTGGCCGCACTGGTCAAGCCGACCGGCCTGGTCACCTGCGAGGTCCCGCACCTGCTGCGGCTGATCGAGCGCCGGCAGTACGACACCATCTACCACGAGCACTATCAATACCTGACGCTGCGGACGGCGATGCGGGCGCTGGCCACCGCCGGGCTGATCGTGGTCGACGTGGACGAGCTGTCGTCGCACGGCGGCTCGCTGCGGGTGCACGCCCGGCCGGCCGCGGCGGCGGGAGAGCCGTCCGGCAACGTCAAGTCGGTGCTGGACGCCGAGACCGAGGCCGGGCTGCACACCGTCGCCGGGCACCTCGGCTTCGCCGACGCGGTCTTCGACATCAAGCGGGAGTTGCTGGACTTCCTGCTCACCGCCCGCGCCCAGGGCCTGCGGGTGGTCGGCTACGGGGCGCCGGGCAAGGGCAACACGCTGCTCAACCACTGCGGGATCCGCACCGACCTGCTGGAGTACACGGTCGACCGCAGCCCGCACAAGCAGGGAAAGTTCCTGCCCGGCACGCACATCCCGATCCATCCGCCGGAGCGGATCGCCGAGGACCGCCCCGACTACGTACTCGTGCTGCCCTGGAACCTGCGCACCGAGATCTCCGCACAGCTCGCCTACGTACGGCACTGGGGCGGGCGGCTGGTCTTCCCGATCCCCGCCCTGGAGGTGGTCTGA